A window from Chlamydia gallinacea 08-1274/3 encodes these proteins:
- a CDS encoding Glu/Leu/Phe/Val dehydrogenase family protein produces the protein MKYPLVFRDINIQDYERVIEVICESVQLHALIAIHQTLVGPALGGVRAFAYSTFDDALKDVLRLSKGMTYKSLLSSVGTGGGKSVIILPQGMSCATEDMLRAFGQAVDSLGGKYIAAEDLGISVNDILTIHQETSWVCGIDSISGDPSIYTAHGVLLCIKETAKQLWGTPCLQGKKIAIQGLGAVGKKLLHSLFFEGADLYVSDVNSSVLEEARRFYGATVVSPEDFPLIECDIFSPCAFGGVIHRNNVFSLRCQAIVGSANNQLEDPSLGAVLHERGILYAPDYLANAGGLLNVALAVGTAYCPKTVLQKVNHLPVILHDIYEKSNQLNKDTVTLSDAIVQAKLNAYV, from the coding sequence ATGAAATATCCATTAGTGTTTAGAGATATAAATATACAAGATTATGAACGTGTAATAGAAGTTATTTGCGAAAGTGTACAATTACATGCATTAATAGCAATTCACCAAACACTAGTGGGTCCTGCTTTGGGGGGAGTACGGGCATTTGCCTATTCTACTTTTGATGATGCTTTAAAAGATGTTTTACGCTTGTCGAAAGGAATGACGTATAAGTCTCTTCTTAGTAGTGTAGGTACGGGGGGAGGAAAAAGTGTGATTATTCTCCCTCAGGGAATGTCTTGTGCTACAGAAGATATGTTAAGAGCTTTTGGGCAAGCCGTAGATTCTTTAGGAGGCAAGTATATAGCTGCTGAGGATCTTGGAATATCTGTGAACGATATTCTCACTATTCATCAAGAGACTTCTTGGGTTTGTGGTATAGATAGTATTAGTGGGGATCCGTCAATTTATACGGCTCATGGCGTTTTGTTATGTATTAAAGAAACAGCTAAGCAGTTATGGGGAACTCCTTGTTTACAGGGAAAAAAAATTGCGATTCAAGGTCTTGGTGCTGTAGGGAAAAAATTACTTCATTCTTTGTTTTTTGAAGGTGCTGACCTGTATGTTTCTGATGTCAATTCCTCTGTTTTAGAGGAAGCCAGAAGGTTTTATGGAGCTACAGTAGTTTCCCCAGAGGATTTCCCCTTAATAGAATGCGATATTTTTTCTCCCTGTGCTTTTGGTGGTGTGATTCATAGAAATAATGTGTTTTCTTTGCGTTGTCAGGCTATTGTAGGCTCTGCAAATAATCAATTAGAAGATCCTTCTTTAGGAGCCGTATTACATGAGCGAGGTATTCTTTACGCCCCTGATTATTTAGCAAATGCCGGAGGGTTATTAAATGTTGCTCTTGCTGTGGGGACTGCCTATTGCCCTAAAACGGTTTTGCAGAAGGTCAATCATTTGCCTGTCATTCTTCACGATATCTATGAGAAAAGTAATCAGCTAAACAAAGATACAGTAACGTTGTCGGATGCCATTGTACAGGCGAAACTGAATGCTTATGTTTAA
- the mqnC gene encoding cyclic dehypoxanthinyl futalosine synthase, with protein MYVLPRISFHEGIELFKKSPLKDLQEIANSIRKQRYPDDKVTYVLDANPNYTNICKIDCSFCAFYRKPHSPDAYLLSFQEFRTLMHRYLTLGVKTVLLQGGVHPKISIEYLEELVKITVQEFPQIHPHFFSAVEISHAARVSGISDKEALIRLWDAGQRTLPGGGAEILSERVRKILSPKKLGPDGWIHFHKLAHRLGFRSTATMMFGHIETPEDILMHLETLRQAQDENPGFYSFIPWSYKSKNTALGRKVPNLAPPEMYYRILALSRIFLDNFDHIAASWFGEGKANGVRGLHYGADDFGGTIIDESVHKCTGWTIQSSEEEIRTLISSEGFVPVERNTFYATISPSYPCKK; from the coding sequence ATGTATGTGCTTCCTAGAATTTCTTTTCATGAGGGGATAGAGCTATTTAAAAAAAGCCCCCTAAAAGATCTTCAAGAAATTGCAAATTCTATACGTAAGCAACGCTATCCTGATGATAAAGTAACTTATGTTTTAGATGCTAATCCTAATTACACAAATATTTGTAAAATTGACTGCTCGTTCTGTGCCTTTTATCGCAAGCCACATTCTCCCGACGCCTATCTTCTTTCTTTCCAAGAATTTCGCACCTTAATGCATCGGTACCTAACCTTGGGAGTGAAAACTGTACTACTTCAAGGAGGAGTGCACCCAAAAATCAGTATTGAGTATCTTGAGGAGCTTGTGAAAATTACTGTCCAAGAGTTTCCTCAAATCCACCCGCACTTCTTCTCTGCTGTAGAGATTTCTCATGCAGCTCGCGTATCAGGAATTAGTGACAAAGAAGCCCTAATTCGGCTTTGGGATGCAGGGCAAAGAACTCTCCCCGGAGGAGGAGCTGAAATTCTATCTGAAAGAGTACGTAAAATTCTCTCTCCTAAAAAACTAGGTCCTGATGGTTGGATACACTTCCATAAGCTAGCACACCGTTTAGGTTTTCGTTCCACAGCAACTATGATGTTTGGGCATATAGAAACACCCGAAGACATCCTCATGCATCTAGAAACATTAAGGCAAGCGCAGGATGAAAATCCTGGATTTTATAGCTTTATTCCTTGGAGCTACAAATCTAAAAATACAGCTTTAGGGCGTAAAGTCCCTAACCTTGCTCCACCTGAAATGTATTATCGCATACTTGCATTATCACGAATTTTCTTGGATAATTTTGATCATATAGCTGCCTCCTGGTTTGGTGAGGGGAAAGCAAATGGGGTTCGTGGTCTTCATTATGGCGCAGATGATTTCGGGGGAACAATTATCGATGAAAGTGTTCACAAATGTACAGGCTGGACAATCCAAAGTTCAGAAGAAGAGATCCGTACTCTTATTAGTTCAGAAGGATTTGTTCCTGTAGAAAGAAATACTTTTTATGCAACCATCTCTCCTAGTTATCCATGTAAAAAATAA
- the miaA gene encoding tRNA (adenosine(37)-N6)-dimethylallyltransferase MiaA, whose translation MRNAEFQADDNISVEYDVCLDPQKSFIKLFKRTVILLAGPTGSGKTTVSLWLAPMVDGEIISVDSMQVYRGMDIGTAKVSLEDRERVPHHLIDICHIQETFNVVDFYYHAMQACQSILTRNKVPILVGGSGFYFHTFLSGTPQGPPADHTLRRQLAQYAQDYGIECLYASLCEKDPEYASTITKNDKNKVIRALEIIHLTGKRVSDHHWNSQMSEPKEYYCRGWFLSPPQELLRDQIQYRCHRMLEENLLGEVEQLLHQGIRENTSASRAIGYREWIEFIDHGSQQGEYEDTKRRFIANTWQYTKKQKTWFKRYPLFRELPTRGLSAEAIAEKIAEDYFLHG comes from the coding sequence ATGCGTAATGCGGAATTTCAAGCAGATGATAATATTTCTGTGGAATATGATGTTTGTTTAGATCCTCAAAAGTCATTTATAAAATTGTTTAAACGGACAGTGATTTTACTTGCAGGCCCTACAGGATCTGGGAAAACAACAGTTTCTTTATGGCTAGCTCCTATGGTTGATGGAGAAATTATATCCGTCGATTCTATGCAAGTCTATCGAGGAATGGATATTGGTACAGCAAAAGTATCTTTAGAAGATAGAGAAAGAGTTCCTCATCATTTAATTGATATTTGTCATATTCAAGAAACATTTAATGTTGTGGATTTTTACTATCATGCTATGCAGGCGTGTCAAAGTATTCTTACAAGAAATAAAGTCCCTATTCTTGTCGGAGGGTCAGGCTTTTATTTCCACACATTTCTTTCAGGGACTCCACAAGGTCCCCCTGCAGATCATACATTGAGAAGACAACTAGCTCAATATGCCCAGGATTATGGTATAGAATGTCTATATGCGAGTCTTTGTGAAAAGGATCCCGAGTACGCGTCCACGATTACGAAAAATGATAAGAATAAAGTGATTCGCGCTTTAGAAATCATACATCTCACAGGGAAAAGAGTTTCTGATCATCACTGGAATTCCCAAATGTCAGAACCTAAGGAATATTACTGTCGTGGGTGGTTTCTTTCTCCTCCTCAGGAGTTGCTACGTGATCAGATTCAATACCGTTGCCATAGAATGCTTGAAGAAAATTTACTTGGTGAAGTGGAGCAATTATTACACCAGGGGATACGGGAAAATACTTCAGCGTCTCGAGCTATAGGTTATAGAGAGTGGATTGAATTTATAGATCATGGATCGCAACAAGGAGAATATGAGGATACAAAACGACGATTTATAGCAAATACTTGGCAGTACACCAAAAAACAAAAAACATGGTTTAAGCGGTATCCCCTATTTCGTGAGTTGCCTACTAGGGGACTTTCTGCTGAGGCAATCGCCGAGAAAATCGCTGAAGATTATTTTTTACATGGATAA
- a CDS encoding inorganic pyrophosphatase translates to MLNQQSLAIIHPWHGPILTQDNYESLCCYIEITPQDSVKFELDKLSGLLKVDRPQKFSNFCPCLYGLLPRTYCGELSGKYSGEQSLKENIQGDKDPLDVCVLTEKNITHGNILLQAKPIGGLRIIDSGEADDKIIAVLEDDLVFSGIEDISDCPGTVLDMIQHYFLTYKATPEHLMNAQPAKIEIVGIYGKKEAQKVIQLAHQDYLNAFSQEKTSI, encoded by the coding sequence ATGTTAAATCAGCAATCACTAGCAATTATACATCCTTGGCACGGGCCTATCCTAACTCAAGATAATTATGAATCCTTGTGTTGTTATATAGAAATTACTCCTCAAGATTCTGTAAAATTTGAATTAGATAAGCTTTCAGGTTTACTCAAAGTAGATCGCCCACAAAAGTTCTCCAATTTCTGTCCTTGTTTATATGGACTGTTGCCAAGAACCTATTGTGGAGAATTATCAGGAAAATATAGTGGAGAACAAAGTCTTAAAGAAAATATCCAAGGCGATAAAGATCCCCTGGATGTTTGTGTACTCACGGAAAAAAACATTACTCATGGCAACATCTTACTTCAAGCAAAGCCCATTGGGGGATTACGTATTATCGACTCTGGAGAAGCTGACGACAAAATTATTGCTGTCCTTGAAGATGATTTAGTATTTTCAGGAATAGAAGACATTTCCGATTGTCCCGGGACAGTATTAGATATGATCCAACACTATTTTCTTACTTACAAAGCCACCCCTGAGCACTTAATGAATGCCCAACCTGCAAAAATTGAAATTGTTGGTATTTATGGGAAAAAAGAAGCTCAAAAAGTCATTCAACTAGCACACCAAGACTATCTAAACGCTTTTTCTCAAGAAAAAACTTCTATTTAA
- a CDS encoding inositol monophosphatase family protein: MPSHLLDYQKVAENIVEKTITELLHYRNRLPLVPFWTKSDGSFVTPADYAVQYCLQKKLFMSFPHISFIGEEILDPIHDEQKCPEILELVHILYPEATTQDLLDTLTSTTKDSSLYWLMDPIDGTAGFIKNRFFAIALSLIHNNQPILSVMACPSPHFQAFKIYSAAKNHGATVFGTAIQGRHRLQAGTTSTGKFCEASLAARNQQHHSTRLLSLSLPGKPQAYRVDSQYKYAMVAEGMVDFFIRYPFAVLHTRAWDHVPGAFLVEESGGVVTDIFGHALNYCENNFTLENHPVILASGNAQIHSTTLEVLQKHYAISSGTSLEDY, translated from the coding sequence ATGCCCTCGCATTTATTAGACTATCAAAAAGTTGCAGAAAATATAGTTGAAAAAACAATCACAGAATTACTCCATTACCGAAATCGGTTACCCCTAGTTCCCTTTTGGACAAAATCTGATGGGTCATTCGTAACTCCTGCAGATTATGCTGTGCAGTACTGCCTACAAAAGAAACTGTTCATGTCCTTCCCTCATATTTCTTTTATAGGCGAGGAAATCCTCGACCCTATACACGATGAACAGAAATGCCCTGAAATCTTAGAACTTGTACATATTCTGTATCCAGAGGCTACAACTCAAGACCTCTTAGACACCCTGACGTCAACAACAAAAGATTCTTCCTTGTATTGGCTTATGGATCCTATTGACGGCACAGCAGGATTTATCAAAAATCGATTCTTTGCCATAGCCTTATCTTTAATTCATAACAATCAACCGATTCTCTCTGTAATGGCTTGCCCATCCCCTCATTTTCAGGCATTTAAAATTTATTCTGCAGCTAAAAACCATGGAGCTACTGTGTTTGGCACTGCAATACAGGGACGTCATCGTTTACAAGCAGGAACAACAAGTACGGGAAAGTTCTGTGAGGCCTCACTTGCTGCACGAAATCAACAGCATCATTCTACAAGATTGTTAAGTCTATCTCTTCCTGGAAAACCTCAGGCGTATCGTGTAGATAGCCAATATAAATATGCTATGGTTGCTGAAGGTATGGTAGATTTTTTTATACGCTATCCTTTCGCAGTTTTGCATACACGTGCTTGGGACCATGTTCCTGGAGCCTTTTTAGTCGAAGAATCTGGAGGAGTTGTTACTGATATATTTGGTCACGCCTTGAACTATTGCGAAAACAACTTTACCTTAGAAAACCATCCAGTTATCCTAGCTTCGGGGAATGCGCAAATTCACAGCACAACCCTAGAGGTGTTACAAAAACACTACGCTATTTCTTCAGGGACTTCTTTGGAAGATTATTAA
- the fabF gene encoding beta-ketoacyl-ACP synthase II gives MSKKRVVVTGLGVVSCFGNEIDTLYDNLLAGKSGVRNITSFPCEDYATRFAAWVPEFNPEPYLDKKQARRVDPFITYAVVAAKKAIAMSRWDKENLPADPLRCGVIIGSGMGGLQTLDEGMERLILSNKKLSPFFIPYIITNMAPALIAMDFGLMGPNYSISTACATANYCIDAAYHHLVSGRADMIVCGGTEAAVNRVGLAGFIANRALSERNDAPQEASRPWDRDRDGFVIGEGAGVLVLETLENALKRDAPIFAEILGSYTTCDAFHITAPRDDGEGITSCILGALQQAGIARERVNYINAHGTSTPLGDISEVLAVKKAFGSHVKNLRMNSTKSLIGHCLGAAGGVEAVVTIQAIQTGKLHPTINLENPIVEIDEFDVVANKAQDWDIDVAMSNSFGFGGHNSTILFSRYIP, from the coding sequence ATGAGTAAAAAACGTGTGGTAGTCACCGGGTTGGGTGTTGTTTCTTGTTTCGGGAATGAAATAGACACTCTTTATGATAATTTATTGGCAGGGAAGAGTGGTGTACGGAATATTACATCTTTTCCATGCGAAGATTATGCTACTCGTTTTGCGGCCTGGGTTCCCGAATTTAATCCCGAACCTTATTTGGATAAAAAACAAGCACGCCGAGTTGACCCTTTTATTACTTATGCCGTAGTAGCTGCAAAAAAAGCTATCGCCATGTCGCGATGGGATAAAGAGAATCTCCCAGCGGATCCTTTGCGTTGTGGTGTAATTATTGGCTCTGGGATGGGGGGATTGCAGACTCTAGATGAGGGTATGGAACGCTTGATTCTTTCCAATAAAAAGCTTTCTCCATTTTTCATCCCCTATATTATTACAAATATGGCTCCCGCATTAATTGCTATGGATTTTGGTCTTATGGGGCCAAACTATTCTATATCTACAGCGTGTGCGACAGCGAATTATTGCATAGATGCCGCGTATCATCATTTAGTTTCTGGACGTGCAGACATGATTGTTTGTGGTGGCACTGAGGCGGCTGTTAATCGTGTGGGTTTAGCTGGATTTATTGCTAATCGTGCGCTTTCTGAAAGGAATGATGCCCCTCAAGAAGCTTCACGTCCTTGGGATAGAGATCGTGACGGCTTTGTTATTGGAGAAGGTGCTGGCGTGTTGGTTTTGGAGACTTTAGAGAATGCTTTAAAACGCGATGCTCCTATATTTGCAGAAATTCTTGGTTCTTATACTACCTGTGATGCTTTTCATATTACAGCGCCTAGAGATGATGGTGAGGGGATTACTTCGTGTATTCTCGGTGCTTTGCAACAGGCAGGGATAGCTAGGGAACGGGTGAATTATATTAATGCTCACGGCACTTCAACCCCTTTAGGGGATATTTCTGAAGTATTAGCAGTGAAAAAAGCTTTTGGAAGTCATGTTAAGAATCTACGAATGAATTCTACAAAATCTCTTATAGGACATTGCTTAGGAGCTGCAGGAGGGGTTGAAGCTGTGGTGACAATCCAAGCGATCCAAACAGGCAAGTTGCATCCTACGATTAATTTAGAGAATCCTATTGTAGAAATAGATGAGTTTGATGTGGTTGCAAATAAAGCCCAGGATTGGGATATTGACGTTGCTATGTCAAATTCTTTTGGTTTTGGCGGACATAATTCAACGATATTATTCTCGAGGTATATACCCTGA
- a CDS encoding STAS domain-containing protein, producing MDWVIKQYGDILIITLNGNLDAVSVPPVEAFLESKLQEGKNKVILNLRHVVYMSSSGVRLIFSIAKLLQSCQGMLCLCCAQDGVAEVLKIAGVDQLLPVCQSEQECFSRF from the coding sequence ATGGACTGGGTAATTAAACAGTATGGAGATATTCTTATTATTACTTTAAATGGGAATTTAGATGCTGTTTCTGTTCCTCCTGTAGAAGCGTTTCTAGAAAGTAAGCTTCAGGAAGGTAAAAATAAAGTTATATTAAATTTGCGCCATGTCGTTTATATGAGTAGTTCTGGGGTACGACTCATATTTTCTATAGCGAAGTTGTTGCAATCCTGTCAGGGGATGTTATGTTTGTGTTGTGCACAGGATGGCGTTGCTGAAGTTCTTAAGATTGCGGGAGTAGACCAATTGTTACCTGTATGTCAATCAGAACAAGAATGTTTCTCTAGATTTTAA
- the cutA gene encoding divalent-cation tolerance protein CutA, whose translation MMPALIFTQVPSKEEAELIATTLVTQKLAACVHIFPQGQSIYTWNGELQFSSEYHLQIKTLCVQFSPISRVIRSLCSYQVPEILLVKITSGSEEYLHWLSSESSSKTS comes from the coding sequence ATGATGCCCGCACTAATTTTTACCCAAGTCCCTTCTAAAGAAGAAGCCGAACTTATAGCAACTACCTTAGTCACACAAAAACTTGCTGCTTGTGTGCATATTTTCCCTCAAGGGCAATCTATTTACACGTGGAATGGGGAGCTACAGTTTTCTTCAGAATATCATCTACAAATCAAAACCCTGTGTGTACAATTCTCCCCTATTTCTCGAGTCATCCGCTCATTGTGTTCTTACCAAGTGCCTGAAATCCTCTTAGTAAAAATCACTTCGGGTAGTGAAGAATACTTGCATTGGTTATCCTCAGAAAGTTCTTCTAAAACGTCTTAG
- the rsfS gene encoding ribosome silencing factor: protein MELFCFNLLKVIAKAIDSKKGNNPVVLDVRAISQFTDYFVFAEGNVGIHVKALADAIVQELKTHNVSPLHVEGLHHGDWVVIDCGYIVIHLFVASVREQYRLEELWKDGSIITSKLLAS from the coding sequence ATGGAATTATTTTGCTTTAACTTATTAAAAGTAATTGCCAAAGCTATTGATAGCAAAAAGGGGAACAATCCTGTTGTTCTAGATGTTCGTGCCATTTCTCAGTTCACAGATTATTTTGTTTTTGCTGAAGGAAATGTTGGCATACATGTGAAGGCTCTGGCGGATGCTATTGTACAGGAATTAAAAACACATAATGTCTCTCCCTTACACGTAGAGGGGTTACATCATGGTGACTGGGTAGTTATAGATTGTGGATATATCGTCATCCATCTTTTTGTTGCTTCGGTGAGAGAACAATACCGATTAGAAGAGCTATGGAAAGACGGTTCTATCATTACATCGAAACTTCTAGCTTCTTGA
- a CDS encoding lysophospholipid acyltransferase family protein, with protein MGVRKLWRTLYETIYAFLVGSALKLRYRIQIEGEKSLRPHPNKGCLFLSNHVAEIDPVILEYLFWSRFHVRPLAVDYLFKNPVVRWFLQSVQAIPVPSFVPGKAREDALAQMDTFCAKASQILDNGGSLLLYPSGRLSRNGKEEIINQYSAYVLLHRSKECNVFLVRISGLWGSSFSRYKTQTTPKLGKVFKMALKAVLRSGIFFLPKRTVKVTIHQMDYKYLMQFSKKQDLNAFLSSWFNEEQADLPIEVPYN; from the coding sequence ATGGGAGTACGCAAGTTGTGGCGAACACTGTATGAAACTATTTATGCTTTTTTAGTTGGCTCGGCATTAAAATTACGTTATCGAATTCAAATAGAAGGCGAAAAGTCTTTAAGACCTCACCCTAATAAAGGATGTCTATTTTTATCCAATCATGTGGCAGAGATTGATCCTGTGATTTTGGAATATCTTTTTTGGTCTCGTTTCCATGTCCGCCCCCTAGCAGTAGATTATTTATTTAAAAATCCTGTAGTTCGCTGGTTTTTACAGTCTGTGCAGGCTATTCCTGTTCCTTCGTTTGTGCCTGGAAAGGCACGTGAAGATGCTTTAGCACAGATGGATACGTTTTGTGCAAAAGCAAGCCAGATTCTAGATAATGGCGGAAGCTTGTTGCTGTATCCTTCAGGGAGACTGTCAAGGAATGGTAAAGAAGAAATTATTAATCAGTATTCAGCGTATGTGTTATTGCATAGATCTAAGGAATGTAATGTATTTTTAGTACGAATTTCTGGTTTATGGGGCAGTTCTTTTTCTCGATATAAAACACAAACTACTCCCAAATTAGGTAAAGTATTTAAAATGGCGTTGAAGGCTGTATTGCGTAGTGGAATATTTTTTCTTCCTAAGCGAACAGTCAAGGTTACGATACACCAAATGGATTATAAATATTTAATGCAGTTTTCTAAAAAACAAGATCTCAATGCTTTTTTATCTTCTTGGTTTAATGAAGAGCAAGCCGACTTACCTATAGAAGTTCCTTACAATTGA
- a CDS encoding haloacid dehalogenase-like hydrolase yields the protein MRQSCIYAFDLDGTLLRGTSSIGFYRYALRRGVFSYKTLPSCCFSFFCFLTFLDLPTFYSRIVSSLLVKVPFSDLVSVARDFAEKLCQKDFYFPTLEKFYEALNDPLGEVMIFSSSPDFIVEPIAKKLGANMWYASYFQGGVSRQMVENQCLTGNNKAKILSYLKKIGRARSHTFSDSILDLPFLLLGEEKTVVRPRGRLKKMAKKYYWNII from the coding sequence ATGAGACAATCTTGTATATATGCTTTTGATTTAGATGGCACGTTGCTTCGAGGTACAAGTAGCATAGGTTTCTATAGATATGCATTGCGGCGGGGAGTTTTTTCTTATAAAACGTTACCTTCGTGCTGTTTTTCGTTCTTTTGCTTTTTAACTTTTTTAGATTTACCCACCTTTTATTCTCGTATTGTTTCTTCGTTACTTGTTAAAGTTCCTTTCTCTGATCTGGTTTCTGTTGCCAGGGATTTTGCTGAAAAATTGTGTCAAAAAGATTTTTATTTTCCAACATTGGAAAAATTTTATGAAGCTTTGAATGATCCCCTGGGGGAGGTGATGATTTTTTCTTCTTCTCCCGACTTCATTGTAGAACCCATAGCAAAGAAGTTAGGAGCCAATATGTGGTATGCTTCTTATTTTCAGGGAGGGGTTAGCAGACAAATGGTTGAAAATCAATGTTTAACAGGGAATAATAAAGCAAAGATTCTTAGCTATTTGAAGAAAATAGGACGAGCAAGAAGTCATACCTTCTCGGATAGTATTTTAGACCTTCCATTTCTACTCTTAGGAGAAGAGAAAACAGTGGTTCGCCCTAGAGGGAGGTTGAAAAAGATGGCTAAAAAGTATTATTGGAATATTATTTAG
- a CDS encoding bis(5'-nucleosyl)-tetraphosphatase yields the protein MTKTKYEYSFGVIPIKFFGTPDRSTLKACFICHTQGKHWGFPKGHSEEKEGPQEAAERELVEETGLSVVHFFPKVLVEHYSFNDHEEEFVRKEVAYFLAEVQGNVHADPHEICDSQWLSFQEGLRLLNFPELREIVVEADKFINNYLFS from the coding sequence ATGACGAAGACAAAGTATGAGTATTCTTTTGGTGTAATTCCTATCAAGTTTTTTGGTACTCCAGATCGTAGTACGCTAAAAGCTTGTTTTATTTGCCATACCCAAGGTAAGCATTGGGGGTTTCCTAAAGGGCATTCGGAAGAGAAAGAAGGGCCCCAAGAAGCAGCAGAAAGAGAGCTGGTTGAGGAAACGGGATTGAGTGTAGTGCATTTTTTCCCAAAAGTTTTGGTGGAGCACTATTCTTTTAATGATCATGAGGAAGAGTTTGTACGCAAGGAAGTCGCCTACTTTCTAGCAGAAGTGCAAGGAAATGTGCATGCAGATCCTCATGAAATTTGCGATAGCCAATGGCTAAGTTTTCAAGAGGGTTTACGTTTATTAAATTTCCCTGAGTTAAGGGAAATTGTTGTAGAAGCAGATAAGTTTATTAATAACTATTTGTTTTCGTAG
- a CDS encoding KH domain-containing protein — MEEFVAYIVKNLVANPEAVEILSTQDETGESIKLEVRVSPDDIGKIIGRRGSTIHALRTILRRVCSRLKKKVQIDLVQPESVQQSCDDVTISKSCCDFDDLDRESSCCHESSCCSSQEEETQEVFSMHHECACHSHGCCDE; from the coding sequence ATGGAAGAATTTGTAGCATATATCGTGAAAAATTTAGTTGCTAATCCTGAAGCTGTAGAAATTCTCTCTACACAGGATGAAACTGGTGAATCTATTAAATTAGAAGTCCGAGTTTCTCCTGATGATATTGGGAAAATCATAGGTAGAAGAGGAAGCACCATACATGCTTTAAGGACTATTCTTAGACGTGTGTGCTCTAGATTAAAAAAGAAAGTACAAATTGATTTAGTTCAGCCTGAAAGCGTGCAACAATCTTGTGATGATGTCACAATTTCAAAAAGTTGCTGCGATTTTGATGATTTAGATAGGGAAAGCAGCTGTTGTCATGAAAGTAGTTGTTGTTCATCTCAAGAAGAAGAAACTCAAGAAGTATTTTCTATGCATCACGAGTGTGCTTGTCATAGCCATGGTTGTTGTGACGAGTAA